CCTGGGCAATCAGAATGTAGCCAATTACCTGTATATGCCAATAATGCCCATTACGCAACAGGTGTACTGGATCAATGGGGAAACAAGTCCGGTCGGTGTGGGTGCACCGGGCATTGCCAGCGCAGGATTAACCTGGGAAACCGTTAGAACAATGGATGTCGGATTGGATGCAACGCTCTTTAATAACCGGCTGGATGTAAGTTTTGACTATTTCAAAAGACGTGTTTTCAACATGCTGGGGACTTCCTATCCACTGCCTGCGGTGCTGGGCACTTCTGTACCGTTGGAAAACAATGCCGAAAAACTGAATACCGGCTGGGAAACTTCCCTTGGATGGAACGATGCTATCGGAGAGTGGAAATATAATGTCAGGTTCACCATTTCAGATTACAAAGTACAGATCACGAAATGGAATAACCCCAACAAAACCTTGTCCAGCAATTACGAAGGACAGCGGGAGGGAGATATATGGGGGTATACATCCAATGGATTATTTCAGTCCCAGGACGAAATCGCCAAACATGCCAGTCAATCGCTCTTTTACGCAAACTGGCATCCGGGAGATGTGCGGTATGAAGACCTGAACGGCGACGGCGTAATCAATTATGGCGACAGAACGCTCAATGATCATGGTGACCTGAGTGTGATCGGCAACGCCACACCGAGATACTCCTATGCCGTGAATCTTGGCCTGGCCTGGAAAGGCATAGACATGTCCATGTTCTGGATGGGTGTGGGAAAACGCGATGTATGGTTTAACGGCAATGTTTTCTGGGGACAACTGGGAGATGTATGGCAAAACAGCACTTTTAAGGAGCACCTGGATTACTGGAGTGAAAGCAATACCGGCGGCTATTATCCACGTCCTTATTTCAGCGGCGAAGGTGCAAAAAACAGGGAAGTGTCTTCGCTGTATCTGCAAAACGCTGCTTTCCTGCGGCTTAAATCACTGCAGGTGGGATACACCTTTCCTGACAGACTGCTCAGTAAAGCTTCCATTAAAAAAGTACGGGTATACTTCACCGGTGAAAACCTGTTAACCTTTTCAAAGATCAAAGGCATGTTTGATCCGGAGGGTATTTTCGGCACCTATGGACAGGGTAAAATCTATCCCTTGTCTTCCATTGTTTCATTCGGTGTAAATATTAATCTCTAAACTTTTTGAAATGAAAATAAGGTCATCATACTATATCTTTTTAATAGCAGGATTATTATTTACGGCTTGCCAGAAAGGCTTCCTGGATCAACGTCCTATGGATCAGATCTCCGAACCTGAATTCTGGAAAACAACCAGCGACCTGGAAGTTTACCTGAATAATTTTTATGCTTCCCTGCCCGACTGGGGCTCCCATAATGCGGGACCATACTGGGTAGATAACAATAGTGATAATATGGCCCCTGGCCTGTTTAATACCAGGCTGGCGGGTTTAACAACACTCCCCAACACCGATGGTGGCTGGGGTTGGAGTAATATCCGTTCTGTTAATCTCTTTCTTGAAAAGGCCCCGCAGGCAAGTGGCGGCACAGAGAAAGATCATTACATGGGCGAAGGATATTTTTTCAGGGCCTGGTATTATTTTGATCTGTTGCAACGCTTCGGAAACCTTCCCTGGATCGACAAAGCACTGACCACTAATTCGGAAGAATTATACCAGGAAAGACAATCGAGAAGCGTCATTGCAGATCATATACTTGAAGATCTCGATAAGGCGATCAGTTTATTGAAAGACAAAGAGAGTGCGCCACTTTTTCGTATCAACCGTTCTGTTGCCCTGGCTTTCAAATCACGCGTGGCGCTTTTTGAAGGAACCTGGGAAAAATACCACCAGGGAACTGCTTTTGGTGTGGAAGGCGCCAACCCCGCAAAATACCTGGAACAAGCTGCCAGCGCAGCTAAAACGTTGATGGACGGTAGAAAATTCGCCATCTTCAATAATGGAAATCCTGATAAAGATTATTCCCTGTTATTTAATCAATCTGATTTGTCTGGCAACAGCGAGATTATTTTCTGGCGGAAATACAAGCTGGGTATATCATCTCATAACGGTCAGCGTTATCTGGCTATCATTGCGGGTAATACAGGCATTACCCGGTCGCTGGTGCAGAGCTACCTCTGTACAGACGGACAGCCTGTTGCAGCCAGTCCACTTTACCAGGGCGATAACGGATTATTAAACGTAGTAAAGAACCGGGATGCCAGACTGAGGCAACTGATTTTTGTACCCGGCGATCCGATTACGATTGATTACAGCGGTGGTGGTGATACCTTATCAAAATTTCAAAAAGCAGCCGTCAACCTCGGCGGCGATTCCAGGGATGTTACCGGTTACCAGATAAAGAAAGGGTGCTATCCCGATAAAACATTGCAACAGGGCGACTTCATGTCTACCACTGCACCGATCATCTTCCGGCTGGGCGAAGTATTACTGAATTATGCAGAAGCAAAAGCTGAATTGGGTGTATTAACCCAGGCCGACCTGGATATCAGCATCAATTTATTAAGAGACAGAGCCGGCATGCCGCATCTCCTGCTCACAAAAATAGTAGCTGATCCTAACTGGGACTTCCCCGGTTTAACAGGTATCGTGAATGAAGTACGCAGGGAAAGAAGAGTGGAATTAGCCTGTGAAGGATTCCGGCTCAATGACCTGTTACGCTGGAAAGCAGATCAGCTGATCGTGAACAGGCGCCCTAAAGGTGCGAAGTTCGTACCCGGCGATTATCCTCCCAACACCAGTATCAGCCTGGATGCTCAGGGATACCTTGATCCTTACAAGGCTGCATTGCCCAATGGATACCAGTTCAAGCCGGAAAGAGATTACCTGAATCCGCTTCCTGCGTATGAACTTTCATTGAATGAAAAGCTGATGCAGAATCCGGGCTGGCCAAGAAAAT
The Chitinophaga sp. MM2321 DNA segment above includes these coding regions:
- a CDS encoding RagB/SusD family nutrient uptake outer membrane protein, which encodes MKIRSSYYIFLIAGLLFTACQKGFLDQRPMDQISEPEFWKTTSDLEVYLNNFYASLPDWGSHNAGPYWVDNNSDNMAPGLFNTRLAGLTTLPNTDGGWGWSNIRSVNLFLEKAPQASGGTEKDHYMGEGYFFRAWYYFDLLQRFGNLPWIDKALTTNSEELYQERQSRSVIADHILEDLDKAISLLKDKESAPLFRINRSVALAFKSRVALFEGTWEKYHQGTAFGVEGANPAKYLEQAASAAKTLMDGRKFAIFNNGNPDKDYSLLFNQSDLSGNSEIIFWRKYKLGISSHNGQRYLAIIAGNTGITRSLVQSYLCTDGQPVAASPLYQGDNGLLNVVKNRDARLRQLIFVPGDPITIDYSGGGDTLSKFQKAAVNLGGDSRDVTGYQIKKGCYPDKTLQQGDFMSTTAPIIFRLGEVLLNYAEAKAELGVLTQADLDISINLLRDRAGMPHLLLTKIVADPNWDFPGLTGIVNEVRRERRVELACEGFRLNDLLRWKADQLIVNRRPKGAKFVPGDYPPNTSISLDAQGYLDPYKAALPNGYQFKPERDYLNPLPAYELSLNEKLMQNPGWPRK